One Sediminicola sp. YIK13 DNA segment encodes these proteins:
- a CDS encoding aryl-sulfate sulfotransferase has protein sequence MKTTLFNPKLIPGFLLLMACILVFSCEENTNEPVEEETVEITPDPIPEEGGEETSDLKVEGEIIVHDLNSMEDSYILINNIMGGKVFLMDKTGTIVQNWEMEYGIGNDCTLLDNGQLLALLKDPDAQIKFGGYGGIIRILNKDSSIAKEFKYSSENEVVHHDIEMLPNGNLLFLVWEKITAATALENGFNTERELFPEALMELDPNTNEIVWTWHSMDHIVQDVDNTKLNFGNISDNFRKIDINYEEREEDKIDGDIMHANGITYDKENDVIFMSVNNFSEIWAIDHSTTIEEAKSSTGGKFGYGGDLLYRFGNPSAYQNTNGNRLFHNMHNPNLINQNQTMLVYANQNNISQSEVFEFDLNSLILDLNTNNEPIITWSYTNPDLYSRIVSGAIRQKNGNTLITDSDTGILEVNPDGTIVWEYKGPGLFWRSYPLSKDEISIQSLNLN, from the coding sequence ATGAAAACAACGCTTTTTAACCCTAAGCTAATACCAGGCTTTCTTCTTTTGATGGCGTGCATCTTAGTCTTTTCATGTGAAGAAAACACCAATGAACCTGTGGAAGAAGAAACAGTTGAAATAACTCCAGATCCGATCCCTGAGGAAGGAGGAGAAGAAACATCTGATCTTAAAGTTGAAGGGGAAATAATTGTACACGATCTAAACAGCATGGAAGACTCCTATATTCTAATAAACAATATTATGGGCGGGAAGGTCTTTTTAATGGATAAGACGGGTACCATTGTTCAAAATTGGGAAATGGAGTACGGCATAGGCAACGATTGTACGCTTCTAGATAATGGTCAGTTATTGGCTCTATTAAAAGATCCAGATGCCCAGATAAAATTTGGCGGTTACGGAGGCATCATTAGAATTCTAAATAAAGATTCGAGTATAGCCAAGGAATTTAAATATTCCTCGGAAAACGAAGTGGTCCACCATGATATTGAAATGCTGCCAAATGGCAATCTACTTTTTTTGGTGTGGGAGAAAATTACTGCAGCTACAGCCTTGGAAAATGGCTTTAATACAGAAAGGGAACTTTTCCCGGAGGCTTTGATGGAGTTAGACCCTAACACTAATGAAATCGTTTGGACTTGGCATTCCATGGACCATATTGTTCAGGATGTGGACAACACCAAATTGAATTTCGGAAACATTTCTGATAATTTCAGAAAAATTGATATCAACTATGAGGAACGGGAAGAAGATAAAATAGATGGGGATATCATGCATGCCAACGGCATTACCTACGATAAGGAAAATGATGTAATATTTATGTCAGTCAACAATTTCAGTGAAATCTGGGCAATAGACCATAGCACTACCATTGAAGAGGCCAAGTCATCCACTGGGGGTAAGTTTGGATATGGTGGAGACCTACTATATCGTTTTGGCAATCCTTCTGCATATCAAAACACCAATGGTAATCGTCTTTTTCATAATATGCACAATCCCAACCTCATTAATCAAAATCAAACCATGTTGGTATATGCCAACCAAAATAACATCTCACAGTCCGAGGTATTCGAATTTGATCTGAACAGCCTGATTTTAGATTTAAATACCAATAACGAACCTATAATAACATGGAGCTACACAAACCCAGATCTATACAGCCGTATCGTTTCTGGTGCCATAAGGCAGAAAAATGGGAACACATTGATAACTGATAGTGATACAGGAATACTTGAAGTAAACCCTGATGGAACAATAGTCTGGGAATACAAAGGCCCTGGTTTATTCTGGAGGTCCTACCCCCTTTCTAAAGATGAGATTTCCATCCAATCTTTGAATTTAAATTAA
- a CDS encoding YjjG family noncanonical pyrimidine nucleotidase produces MFKDIVTDVFFDLDHTLWDFEKNSALTFERILQANRVGVDLNDFLRVYIPLNLEFWKLYRDGKIIKEDLRYQRLKQTFDSLGFTISDETIHVLSEQYIEHLSSFTHLFPNTVDILDYLKPKYKLHIITNGFQEIQEKKLKNSNIHGYFDQIIDSEMAGVKKPDPIIYQLALQKANVAPEKSIMIGDSLEADIMGARAMGLHALHFNVHNDKKHDYCDMINDLNEIKSYL; encoded by the coding sequence ATGTTTAAAGATATTGTAACCGACGTTTTTTTCGATTTGGACCACACCCTTTGGGATTTTGAAAAGAATTCCGCGCTAACCTTTGAAAGAATATTACAGGCCAATAGGGTAGGCGTTGATTTGAACGATTTTTTGAGGGTTTATATCCCTCTTAACTTGGAGTTTTGGAAACTATACAGGGACGGAAAAATTATTAAGGAAGATTTGCGGTACCAACGGTTAAAGCAGACCTTTGATTCATTGGGTTTTACCATATCTGATGAAACCATCCATGTTCTTTCTGAGCAATATATTGAACATTTGTCCTCTTTTACCCATTTGTTTCCCAATACCGTGGATATCTTGGACTATCTAAAACCAAAATATAAACTCCACATCATTACCAATGGCTTCCAGGAAATTCAGGAAAAAAAATTAAAAAATTCCAACATTCATGGCTATTTTGATCAGATCATTGATTCAGAAATGGCCGGGGTAAAGAAACCAGATCCTATAATTTACCAATTGGCTCTCCAAAAGGCAAATGTTGCCCCGGAGAAGTCTATTATGATAGGGGACAGTTTGGAGGCAGACATTATGGGAGCTAGGGCCATGGGGCTTCATGCACTACATTTTAATGTTCACAATGATAAAAAACATGACTATTGTGACATGATAAATGATCTTAATGAAATAAAATCCTATTTATAG
- a CDS encoding replication-associated recombination protein A translates to MNEPLAERVRPKTLEDYVSQHHLVGEKGTLTQQIKKGILPSLILWGPPGTGKTTLANIIANTSGRPFYSLSAISSGVKDIRDVIDKAKQSGGLFTTKNPILFIDEIHRFSKSQQDSLLGAVEKGWVTLIGATTENPSFEVIPALLSRCQIYILNPFGKQDLEALLHRAMKQDEYLKKKDIVLKETEALLKLSGGDGRKLLNIFELVISSESGDKITITNDLVLSKVQKNTVLYDKTGEQHYDIISAFIKSIRGSDPNGAVYWLARMIEGGEDVKFIARRMLIAASEDIGNANPTALVMANTTFQAVTTIGYPEARILLSQCAIYLATSPKSNASYMAINKAQQLVKETGDLSVPIGLRNAPTKLMKDLGYGKEYKYAHDYQNNFVEEEFLPDSIKGTSFYKPGNNQRENALKEFLKNRWKSKYEF, encoded by the coding sequence ATGAATGAACCATTAGCAGAACGTGTACGCCCTAAAACCTTGGAAGATTATGTCAGCCAGCATCATTTGGTTGGTGAAAAAGGTACACTAACGCAACAAATAAAAAAAGGGATTCTGCCTTCCCTGATCTTATGGGGCCCTCCTGGCACAGGTAAAACAACCTTGGCAAATATCATTGCAAATACCAGTGGACGTCCATTTTATTCCCTTAGTGCCATTAGCAGTGGTGTAAAGGACATTAGGGATGTTATTGACAAGGCCAAACAGAGTGGAGGCTTGTTCACCACCAAAAACCCCATTCTTTTTATTGATGAAATACACCGTTTCAGCAAATCTCAGCAAGACTCTCTTTTGGGGGCCGTTGAAAAGGGGTGGGTTACCCTTATTGGCGCCACCACCGAGAATCCAAGCTTTGAGGTAATTCCTGCCTTACTCTCCAGGTGCCAAATTTATATCTTAAATCCGTTTGGAAAGCAAGATCTGGAGGCCTTGCTCCATAGGGCCATGAAACAGGACGAATACCTAAAGAAGAAAGACATTGTCCTAAAGGAAACCGAGGCCCTCTTGAAATTATCGGGTGGCGATGGAAGAAAATTGTTGAACATTTTTGAATTGGTCATTTCCTCCGAAAGTGGAGATAAAATAACGATCACCAACGACCTGGTTCTGAGTAAGGTTCAAAAGAACACCGTGCTCTACGACAAGACGGGCGAACAGCACTACGACATCATATCTGCCTTCATAAAATCTATCCGTGGGAGTGATCCCAACGGAGCTGTTTACTGGTTGGCAAGAATGATAGAAGGTGGGGAAGATGTAAAGTTTATCGCCAGACGCATGCTCATTGCCGCTTCTGAAGATATTGGCAACGCGAATCCAACAGCCTTGGTCATGGCTAACACTACCTTTCAAGCAGTCACTACCATTGGTTATCCCGAAGCTAGGATTTTACTGAGTCAATGTGCCATATATTTGGCGACCTCCCCTAAGAGCAATGCGAGCTATATGGCCATCAACAAGGCCCAGCAACTCGTTAAGGAAACAGGTGATCTATCCGTTCCCATAGGTTTGCGAAATGCGCCCACTAAATTGATGAAGGATTTAGGGTATGGAAAAGAGTACAAGTATGCCCATGATTATCAGAACAACTTCGTGGAGGAGGAATTTCTCCCGGATAGTATCAAAGGAACCTCATTTTATAAACCCGGGAATAACCAGCGGGAAAATGCGTTAAAAGAATTCCTGAAAAACAGGTGGAAAAGCAAATATGAATTTTAG
- a CDS encoding DUF5723 family protein, with translation MRLQKQIVVFLLLCSSSILAQNKQLLYDFMAVPQALMLNPGARANYQWYSGVPMLSGISAYAGTSGISVNDIFANDGVDITTKVRERAVFGMDFRDEISETIQVEFLNVGFRSKNRPDDFYSFGMYLEEDMITYWPQDLAILGFEGNANYIGNRFNLDHLKVRGEVVNVFHFGLNRKLSNTLRVGVRGKLYSGIFDISSTNNSGYFVTNPGQNNLLANTLDADMTLRTSGIDGLVEEDQGVSQTIIKRALFGGDLGLGLDIGFTYRLNNKTLVTGSLLDIGFIRHTKDVKNYTLKGSATNEGISIILPEALADPNRDFWQDLVDEIEGLVPFEDNRDSYINFRPTKLNASIRYNFGKPLTSEEDCECTSNGGGLKGRLPEYSNSVGGQLYMINRPRGPQAALTAFYMHKFGNFLALKTTYTVDKFSFTNIGLGMSMQAGPVELYAMADNLLGYRNVYASQYASFQFGLNIISWGRN, from the coding sequence ATGAGATTACAAAAACAAATTGTAGTTTTTCTTCTTTTGTGCTCCTCTTCCATATTGGCCCAAAATAAACAATTGCTATACGATTTTATGGCAGTGCCACAGGCCTTGATGCTGAATCCGGGAGCTAGGGCAAACTATCAATGGTATAGTGGTGTCCCCATGCTTTCAGGTATTTCTGCATATGCCGGAACCAGTGGTATTTCAGTCAATGATATTTTCGCAAATGATGGCGTTGACATCACTACAAAAGTAAGGGAAAGAGCTGTTTTTGGCATGGATTTTAGGGATGAGATCAGTGAAACGATACAGGTGGAATTCCTAAATGTAGGATTTAGAAGTAAAAATAGGCCCGATGATTTTTATTCCTTCGGGATGTATTTGGAGGAGGATATGATAACCTACTGGCCTCAAGATTTGGCGATTTTGGGATTCGAGGGCAATGCCAATTATATTGGTAATAGGTTTAATTTGGACCATTTGAAGGTTCGCGGAGAAGTCGTCAATGTTTTTCATTTTGGCCTCAACCGAAAATTAAGCAATACCCTTAGGGTTGGAGTTAGGGGGAAATTGTATTCAGGTATTTTTGATATTAGCTCTACCAATAATTCTGGTTATTTTGTAACCAATCCGGGTCAAAACAATCTACTTGCAAACACGCTCGACGCAGATATGACGCTCAGGACATCAGGTATCGACGGTCTTGTAGAAGAAGACCAAGGGGTGTCTCAAACGATTATTAAAAGAGCCCTTTTTGGGGGCGATTTAGGTTTGGGTCTGGATATCGGATTTACATACCGACTCAATAACAAAACCTTGGTGACCGGAAGTCTTTTGGATATCGGCTTTATAAGGCATACCAAAGATGTCAAGAATTATACCCTGAAAGGAAGTGCGACAAACGAAGGTATTTCTATCATACTTCCGGAAGCACTAGCAGATCCCAATAGGGATTTTTGGCAAGATCTCGTAGATGAGATAGAGGGTCTTGTTCCTTTTGAAGATAATAGGGACAGTTATATTAATTTTAGACCTACAAAACTCAACGCCTCTATACGCTATAATTTTGGGAAACCATTAACCTCAGAAGAAGATTGTGAATGTACCTCAAATGGGGGTGGCTTAAAAGGAAGACTGCCAGAGTATTCCAATAGCGTGGGCGGACAACTGTATATGATCAACAGGCCAAGAGGTCCACAAGCGGCACTTACCGCTTTTTATATGCATAAATTTGGAAACTTCCTGGCACTAAAAACCACCTATACGGTAGATAAATTTTCCTTCACCAATATTGGATTGGGCATGAGCATGCAGGCCGGCCCAGTTGAGCTTTATGCCATGGCAGATAATCTTTTGGGGTATAGGAATGTATATGCCAGTCAATATGCCTCTTTCCAATTCGGATTAAATATTATATCTTGGGGCAGAAATTGA
- a CDS encoding SusD/RagB family nutrient-binding outer membrane lipoprotein: protein MKQLFKIFCIATVLGASLLQSCETTELDLRKNPNALSADQGNPDFLLNGIQLSFVSLVESLGRTGAEMTRIDYMFGRDYRNVYSPASFDGEWTTAYTQIKTDINALTPLAEEAGLNYHLGMTQFMEAYTLVSLVDFFGDVPYSEANLGSANFNPNVDPGATVYEAALGLIDDAIANFNDGGVADPQNDFYYDGDASKWIKACNTLKLKLYMTSRLANSGALASFNAIIASNNYISSTSDDFQFQWGVNEVQPDTRHPRYSASYTAQGGTDYMSNHQMNYMLQNDDPRIRYYYYRQNEETPGAEAPPALEVLQCSLQTPPSHYTGFPFCYLPNGYWGRDHGSDEGTPPDGFLRSLIGVYPAGGKFDDSSFEGQGQGDGAGGNGITPILLASWVDFWRAEAAMVNNNPAGARTFVLAGLAKSVAKVQSFGSLDSSSDLSTAPTAADVADHSAAIAAAFDADSTGGWNVLGQEFFTALFGNGIDGYNFYRRTGFPSTLQPSLEPQPGAFIRSVFYSSNFVNNNSNVTQKADQTQQVFWDTNPASPAFPLSN, encoded by the coding sequence ATGAAACAATTATTTAAAATATTTTGTATCGCAACGGTTCTTGGAGCATCTTTACTTCAATCCTGCGAAACAACAGAACTGGACCTTAGGAAGAATCCTAATGCCCTGTCAGCGGACCAAGGGAACCCTGACTTTTTATTAAATGGCATTCAATTATCTTTTGTCTCTTTAGTAGAAAGTTTAGGAAGAACAGGTGCAGAAATGACCCGTATTGATTATATGTTCGGTAGGGACTACAGAAACGTGTACTCTCCTGCTTCATTTGATGGAGAATGGACTACCGCCTACACACAAATCAAAACGGATATCAATGCACTTACGCCATTAGCTGAAGAAGCTGGGCTAAACTATCATTTGGGAATGACCCAATTCATGGAAGCCTATACTTTAGTATCCTTGGTAGATTTCTTCGGAGATGTACCTTATTCTGAGGCTAACTTGGGATCTGCTAACTTTAATCCTAACGTAGATCCGGGAGCTACTGTTTATGAGGCGGCTCTTGGTCTTATAGACGATGCAATTGCCAATTTCAATGATGGAGGTGTTGCAGACCCACAGAACGACTTTTACTATGATGGAGATGCCAGTAAGTGGATCAAGGCATGTAACACACTTAAATTGAAGTTGTACATGACCAGTAGATTGGCAAACAGTGGTGCGCTTGCGAGCTTTAATGCTATCATTGCTTCCAACAATTACATTTCTTCAACTTCGGATGATTTTCAATTCCAATGGGGAGTGAATGAAGTACAGCCAGATACAAGACATCCAAGATACAGTGCTAGTTACACTGCTCAAGGTGGTACAGATTACATGTCCAATCATCAGATGAACTATATGCTTCAGAACGATGATCCTAGGATTCGTTACTACTACTATAGACAAAATGAAGAAACTCCAGGTGCAGAAGCCCCTCCGGCTTTGGAAGTATTACAGTGTTCTTTACAAACACCACCTTCCCACTATACAGGTTTCCCATTTTGCTATTTACCAAACGGATATTGGGGTAGAGATCATGGAAGTGATGAAGGAACACCACCAGATGGTTTCTTGAGATCATTGATAGGAGTTTATCCTGCAGGAGGTAAATTTGACGACAGTTCTTTTGAAGGACAAGGTCAAGGTGACGGTGCCGGAGGTAACGGTATCACGCCTATATTATTGGCTTCTTGGGTAGATTTTTGGAGAGCAGAAGCTGCCATGGTGAACAACAATCCAGCGGGCGCAAGAACATTTGTACTTGCAGGTCTTGCTAAATCAGTTGCCAAGGTACAGTCTTTTGGTTCTTTAGATTCATCTTCAGACCTTTCAACAGCTCCGACCGCTGCGGATGTTGCCGATCATAGCGCAGCAATTGCTGCAGCTTTTGACGCTGACAGCACTGGTGGATGGAATGTTTTAGGACAAGAGTTTTTCACTGCATTGTTTGGAAACGGTATAGACGGTTACAACTTCTACAGAAGAACTGGATTTCCTAGCACCCTACAACCAAGTTTAGAGCCACAACCTGGTGCTTTCATCAGATCCGTGTTTTATTCCTCTAACTTTGTGAACAACAACTCTAACGTAACACAAAAAGCAGATCAAACCCAACAAGTATTCTGGGATACAAATCCTGCTTCACCAGCATTTCCGTTATCTAACTAA
- the rlmB gene encoding 23S rRNA (guanosine(2251)-2'-O)-methyltransferase RlmB: protein MKNEDYQVFGIRAIIEAINAGKTLDKVFIQKGLKGDLIKEMETLVRKNGIGFSYVPVEKLNRLTKGNHQGVVASISPISFYEMEELVEKVLANDKKIPLFLLLDQLSDVRNFGAIIRTAECTGVDGIIIQKKGAAPVTADTIKTSAGAAFKVPIAKVDHLKDAVFYLQSSGIKVISATEKTEKTIYDVSFEGPCAIVMGAEDEGITPSILKASEETVKLPLLGEIGSLNVSVACGVFLYEVVRQRLT, encoded by the coding sequence ATGAAAAATGAGGATTACCAAGTATTTGGAATACGCGCAATTATAGAAGCTATAAACGCCGGTAAAACATTGGATAAGGTATTTATCCAAAAAGGCTTAAAAGGCGATCTTATAAAGGAAATGGAAACCTTGGTCCGTAAGAATGGCATTGGGTTCTCCTATGTACCTGTTGAGAAATTAAACCGACTGACCAAAGGAAATCACCAAGGTGTAGTTGCCAGTATCTCCCCTATTTCATTTTATGAAATGGAAGAATTGGTAGAAAAAGTATTGGCCAACGATAAAAAAATACCCCTTTTTCTTTTATTGGACCAATTGTCCGATGTCCGCAATTTTGGGGCTATCATTAGAACCGCAGAATGCACCGGAGTAGACGGTATCATCATACAGAAGAAAGGTGCCGCCCCTGTTACGGCAGACACCATTAAGACTTCGGCCGGGGCGGCATTTAAGGTTCCCATAGCAAAAGTAGATCATTTGAAAGATGCCGTGTTCTATTTGCAATCCTCGGGGATCAAGGTTATTTCCGCTACCGAAAAAACAGAGAAAACTATTTATGATGTTTCTTTTGAAGGACCTTGTGCCATAGTGATGGGCGCAGAGGATGAGGGGATTACCCCATCTATCCTTAAAGCTTCTGAAGAAACAGTAAAATTACCCCTTTTGGGTGAAATTGGCTCTTTGAACGTTTCCGTAGCTTGTGGAGTATTCTTGTACGAAGTAGTAAGACAACGTTTAACATAA
- a CDS encoding rhomboid family intramembrane serine protease — protein sequence MSEDRYFKFSNAVLVVPMFVVLTIWLVFLLELRLQVNWSHLGVFPRTLSGLKGIFLSPFIHGSVEHLYNNTIPIAILLGALVYFYKDIYWKVLLWGILISGLVTWAIGRPSYHIGISGMIYVLASFIFFKGIFTKHYRLVALSLVVVFIYGGLLWYIFPIEDGISWEGHLGGFIAGLFLAILMKVRTPPLKKYDWERDDFNEEEDPFLRHFDADGNFIEREEEQNHTEEASVKITYHFKKSSPEEGKD from the coding sequence ATGTCCGAGGATAGGTATTTTAAATTTTCAAACGCGGTATTGGTAGTGCCAATGTTTGTGGTATTGACCATATGGTTGGTTTTTTTACTGGAATTGAGACTTCAGGTCAATTGGAGCCATTTAGGAGTCTTCCCTAGGACTCTGAGCGGATTGAAAGGGATATTTCTAAGTCCGTTCATCCATGGTTCGGTAGAGCATTTATACAACAATACCATTCCTATCGCCATTCTTTTGGGGGCATTGGTCTATTTTTACAAAGACATTTATTGGAAGGTATTGCTTTGGGGTATACTCATTTCTGGATTGGTCACTTGGGCCATTGGGAGGCCATCCTATCATATCGGGATTAGTGGAATGATCTATGTATTGGCAAGTTTTATATTTTTCAAGGGGATATTTACAAAGCATTATCGTTTAGTGGCCTTATCCCTAGTGGTGGTTTTTATTTACGGCGGATTGTTATGGTACATATTTCCTATCGAAGATGGAATCTCTTGGGAAGGACACTTGGGAGGATTTATTGCCGGACTCTTCCTTGCCATTCTGATGAAGGTAAGGACTCCACCGCTAAAAAAATATGATTGGGAGCGTGATGATTTTAATGAAGAGGAAGACCCCTTTTTGAGGCATTTTGATGCCGATGGAAATTTTATTGAAAGGGAAGAGGAGCAGAACCATACAGAGGAGGCCTCGGTAAAGATTACTTATCATTTTAAAAAGTCCTCACCCGAAGAAGGCAAGGACTAA